A single Amia ocellicauda isolate fAmiCal2 chromosome 9, fAmiCal2.hap1, whole genome shotgun sequence DNA region contains:
- the got1l1 gene encoding putative aspartate aminotransferase, cytoplasmic 2 isoform X2 encodes MPTLGFPEFTRSVMELALGRDSPAIIENRAAGIQTVGGTGAVRLGAELLKRCYNVGVAWCGPVYLSSPCDDSLARTFQAVGIRDVHHYRYWDAEKKSVAVEWLLEDLEAVPEQAVIVLSASGHCPTGADPSQEQWASIAQVMMKRRLFPFFLLPAQGLCSGDPARDAWPLRHFVSLGLELLCAQSFSHNFRLYGERVGSLLLVLKQSATLLALQSQAEDLVRTLWSHPPGGGARVVTTVLNNPAHLAEWRDVVKTMVERGMLVRERLREKLRVLGTPGSWDHLTQQGGMYCYTGLTAKQVAFLANKRHIYLPGNGSLNISALNSRNLDYVAESIHLAMTSNP; translated from the exons GCAGAGACAGCCCTGCAATCATTGAAAATCGG GCAGCAGGAATTCAGACTGTGGGTGGGACTGGAGCAGTTCGTCTGGGTGCGGAGCTCTTAAAACGCTGTTACAATGTGGGTGTGGCCTGGTGTGGGCCAGTCTATCTCTCCTCTCCCTGTGACG ACTCCCTGGCCAGAACATTTCAGGCGGTGGGGATCAGAGATGTCCACCACTACCGCTACTGGGATGCAGAGAAGAAGAGTGTGGCTGTCGAGTGGCTGCTGGAGGACCTGGAGGCAGTTCCAGAGCAGGCGGTCATTGTGCTCTCCGCCTCAGGACACTGCCCCACTGGGGCTGACCCCAGTCAAGAGCAGTGGGCCTCTATTGCTCAGGTCATGATG AAACGCCGGCTCTTCCCCTTCTTCTTGCTGCCTGCTCAGGGCCTGTGCTCAGGTGACCCTGCCCGTGATGCCTGGCCACTGCGCCACTTTGTCTCCCTGGGGCTGGAGCTGCTATGCGCTCAATCCTTCTCCCACAACTTCAGGCTCTATG gagaaagaGTGGGAAGCCTTCTCCTGGTCCTGAAGCAAAGCGCCACTCTGCTGGCTCTCCAATCACAGGCTGAGGATTTGGTACGCACGCTGTGGTCCCACCCACCTGGGGGCGGGGCCCGGGTGGTCACCACGGTGCTCAATAATCCCGCCCACCTGGCTGAGTG GCGAGATGTAGTGAAGACTATGGTGGAGCGAGGCATGCTGGTCCGAGAGAGGCTGAGAGAGAAGCTGAGGGTGCTGGGGACTCCGGGGAGCTGGGATCATCTGACACAGCAGGGGGGAATGTACTGTTACACTGGCCTGACTG CAAAGCAGGTGGCCTTTCTGGCAAACAAAAGACACATTTACCTGCCAGGCAACGGAAGCCTTAACATCAGTGCCCTCAACAGCCGCAATCTGGACTATGTGGCTGAATCCATCCACCTGGCCATGACCTCTAACCCCTGA